The sequence ttctttttctttgcatgGCTGAGCCACTCGTATGTGGCCTAAGGTTGTACCAGTCGAAAACCTGAAAgctgagagggaaaaaaataattgcTTGCTCAGGCCCTGCATCAGGCGTGTGACGCCGCCAGAGTTGAGATCGTTCACCACTCTCCTCTTCGCCTCCACGCCTGTCTCGAAAATATCTCAAGTTGCATAGAAAGCTCTTGTTGGCTCAATATTAGACCTACCATATCGCTATAAAAGGCATCAGGATTAAGCACTCTAAAATCCTCTCGCTCCAAGAAGCTCGTGTCCCGAGACGTCAAGGACAGTCCTTACCATGTGTCAAGTCAAGCTTTCCATTTGTGTCCACTGCGCCAAAGTCTTCGGGGCCAAGATGAAGTATTGCGATACGGTCCAGGCCGCCATATCGGTCACGGACAGCAGTCCGTTCGAGATTACCTCATCGTTCAATTGGTCCCCCATGGAAGGGTGTACTGGACTGAAAATCCACCACACGGCGAATCTCGACGCTTGTAAGGATGATGTGTCCCGATCCGAAGCGCCGTTTGAGCGACCTGCTGCAACGAGACCGAGCGCCAGAAGCCCCTATCCAATGCCAACGATGATCCAGCGGACGGAGATTCGAGAGCAACTTCCCGCCCCTCCTGGGATGGAAGAGCATCGGGCAGTGGCTTCGGTGCCGCTTGGGTCGGATATGCAACCGcaaatgcagctgcagatcCAGCAGATGCAAGCGGGACCCTCGACGAGAGAAACTCTGACAGCTAGTTCGCCGAACTCTTCGTGGTCAGGCTCAACTGTTTCTTATTACTGAATATGAATCATGGGGCCGTACCTTGTGCTCCTCCAGTCCCATGGTCTTCTTTTCCGCTCTCACATATCGCCGACCTGTATCTGTACACCGTATCAGACCAGCAATATCGAGAAATTAGCTGCAGAATTCGGGTCTA comes from Trichoderma asperellum chromosome 3, complete sequence and encodes:
- a CDS encoding uncharacterized protein (EggNog:ENOG41) gives rise to the protein MCQVKLSICVHCAKVFGAKMKYCDTVQAAISVTDSSPFEITSSFNWSPMEGCTGLKIHHTANLDACKDDVSRSEAPFERPAATRPSARSPYPMPTMIQRTEIREQLPAPPGMEEHRAVASVPLGSDMQPQMQLQIQQMQAGPSTRETLTASSPNSSWSGSTVSYY